One Candidatus Aquicultor sp. DNA segment encodes these proteins:
- a CDS encoding glycosyltransferase family 4 protein — protein sequence MRLLILTTIAPTIRGFLMPFAQHFRNLGWQVDAMANGVSNCDDCRANFDNIWEVAWSRSPLDVNNFSRSINRVQSLVRQNKYDIVHVHTPVASFVARLALREVRLQGKLKVVYTAHGFHFYKGGSPLKNTAFRSLEKLAGRWTDYLVVMNQEDREAALRYRIVAPDRVRYMPGIGIDTALYNAEQITEPAIAAVRSEIGLGKNEPLFVMVAEFIRRKRHKVVLQAFARLAHRRAHLALVGDGPLMDEQRALAQELGIVERVHFMGHRNDVSTIMRSSVATLLPSVQEGLPRCVMESMSLKTPVIGSDIRGTRDLLCDDCGLLVRAGDIEGFARAMSWILANPDKARAMGFRGHAKIVTGFDTRNIVALHERLYADAVGEELPFAG from the coding sequence ATGCGATTGCTTATACTTACCACAATAGCACCGACCATCCGGGGCTTTCTTATGCCGTTTGCCCAGCATTTTCGCAATCTGGGCTGGCAGGTCGACGCTATGGCCAATGGCGTTTCCAACTGCGATGATTGCCGGGCTAACTTCGATAACATATGGGAGGTGGCATGGTCTCGTAGTCCATTAGACGTAAATAACTTCAGCCGTTCTATCAACCGTGTCCAATCCCTCGTACGGCAGAATAAATATGATATTGTCCACGTACACACACCGGTTGCGTCATTTGTAGCCAGACTGGCCTTACGAGAAGTTCGGCTACAGGGCAAACTCAAGGTTGTCTATACCGCACACGGTTTCCACTTTTACAAAGGCGGTTCGCCGCTTAAGAATACGGCCTTTCGTAGTCTGGAAAAACTGGCCGGCCGTTGGACCGATTATCTTGTGGTTATGAATCAGGAAGACAGAGAGGCGGCATTACGATACCGTATTGTTGCCCCCGATCGCGTACGGTATATGCCGGGGATCGGTATAGATACGGCGCTTTATAATGCAGAGCAAATAACCGAACCGGCGATCGCCGCAGTAAGGTCGGAGATCGGCCTAGGGAAGAACGAGCCGCTTTTTGTTATGGTGGCGGAGTTCATTCGGCGCAAGCGACACAAGGTCGTACTGCAGGCATTTGCCCGCTTAGCGCATCGGAGAGCCCACCTTGCCCTGGTCGGCGACGGCCCGTTGATGGACGAACAACGTGCGCTCGCCCAAGAATTGGGTATCGTGGAGCGGGTCCATTTCATGGGGCATCGCAATGACGTATCTACTATCATGAGAAGCTCGGTTGCGACACTATTGCCTTCTGTGCAGGAAGGTCTTCCTCGTTGCGTTATGGAATCGATGAGCCTGAAAACTCCGGTTATTGGGTCGGATATTCGCGGAACCCGGGATTTATTATGCGATGATTGCGGTCTATTAGTAAGAGCAGGGGACATAGAAGGTTTCGCACGCGCCATGTCGTGGATACTTGCGAACCCTGATAAGGCGCGCGCTATGGGGTTTCGCGGCCACGCAAAGATAGTAACCGGGTTTGATACGAGGAATATTGTTGCGCTCCACGAGCGCCTCTACGCGGACGCTGTAGGAGAAGAGCTACCGTTTGCCGGCTAG
- a CDS encoding class I SAM-dependent methyltransferase, giving the protein MDSYKVYNEVEVDKWAKEAGLLPDEQHVIREYLDSNAKTVDAGTGGGRIPLALRDLGFTSLYGFDFAPNMIAAARNRDESCSITFDVQDAIDLDYPDEFFSQILYIQQILSAITDSTGRENAVSEAFRILKTGGTAIFSFLCIDYRYKSLITSAYVKYLRAFRGLRGSDRSPQCLPFLKVDDKLNYRALLDGGPYAYWFTVQEAYELLDRHGFDIIALSSTLFIREDKFFNSYKQLAKKGVEGGLYIICTKR; this is encoded by the coding sequence ATGGATTCCTACAAGGTTTACAACGAAGTAGAGGTCGATAAGTGGGCAAAGGAAGCCGGCTTGCTGCCCGACGAGCAGCACGTTATCAGGGAGTATCTCGATTCGAATGCCAAAACCGTCGATGCCGGGACGGGTGGCGGTAGAATTCCATTAGCATTAAGAGACCTCGGTTTTACATCCCTGTACGGCTTTGATTTTGCGCCGAACATGATTGCGGCGGCAAGAAACCGGGATGAATCGTGCAGTATAACGTTTGATGTGCAAGACGCCATCGACCTTGATTACCCCGATGAGTTCTTTAGCCAAATCCTCTACATCCAGCAGATTTTATCCGCAATAACCGATAGCACCGGCAGGGAGAACGCCGTAAGCGAAGCGTTCCGAATTCTCAAGACCGGGGGAACGGCTATATTTTCGTTTTTATGCATAGATTATAGGTACAAGAGTCTTATCACCAGCGCTTATGTAAAGTATCTCAGGGCGTTCAGAGGGCTTCGAGGCTCGGATCGATCACCCCAGTGCTTACCCTTTCTAAAGGTTGACGATAAGCTCAACTACAGGGCCCTCTTGGATGGCGGCCCATACGCCTATTGGTTCACCGTACAGGAAGCATACGAACTTTTAGACCGGCATGGTTTCGATATAATTGCGCTCTCCTCAACCCTGTTTATCCGAGAAGACAAGTTCTTTAATTCCTACAAACAGCTTGCAAAAAAAGGCGTAGAGGGTGGGTTGTATATAATCTGCACGAAGCGCTAG
- a CDS encoding nucleoside-diphosphate sugar epimerase/dehydratase, which translates to MIRRYVYIISDAFLIGLALFLAFLLRFGTDIKPVYMTSLFLLLPLAIVIKIAVFKFSGFYSQLWQYASLKELMRIAQGVLAATLLLLCAVFLIQSIELPRGILIIDWLLTSAFIGASRFLVRAKQDLLPTLRAQMSNHSIEQKRVIIVGAGQAGSMLVKQMQCNPDMGYKPVAFLDDNLSKRGLMIHGVKVVGSARMIPGIMADYPADEIIMAMPSAESSKRQGLACECRELGIPCKTIPDIAELVDGKVSVSQIRDIDPKEVLGRKEAEIDLMGTVKQYEKHVILITGAAGSIGSEICRQALMLRPKKVIATDISENGLYHLEEEIFSSLNGHRTIFEARVMDVRDSHAVSRIFTRYEPDIVFHAAAYKHVPMMERHPIEAMENNFLGTRVLIEETKHHHIKRLTLISTDKAVNPTSIMGLSKHLAEQSIRAAAREPDCASKFMAVRFGNVLGSNGSVIPKFKRQISKGEPITVTHPDITRYFMTIQEAVHLVIQATAMGRGGEVFVLDMGEPLRIVDLAMSVIRLSGLEPGRDVPIKFTGLRPGEKLYEELFAQEEIAKKTDHPQIFKVSSKLNENILTAFLNELEDAVIRGDAKRFSEYLNNNYLFPAA; encoded by the coding sequence ATGATCAGGAGATATGTATATATAATAAGCGATGCATTCCTTATCGGCCTAGCATTATTTTTGGCGTTTTTGCTGAGGTTCGGCACAGATATCAAGCCTGTGTATATGACATCGCTCTTTCTTTTGCTTCCACTCGCAATCGTTATTAAAATCGCCGTCTTTAAGTTCTCCGGGTTTTACAGCCAGCTGTGGCAATATGCGAGCTTAAAAGAACTCATGAGAATCGCACAAGGTGTACTGGCAGCTACTCTTCTACTCCTTTGCGCGGTTTTCTTGATTCAGAGCATCGAGCTGCCCAGGGGTATTCTCATTATCGATTGGCTTCTAACGTCCGCCTTTATCGGAGCCAGCAGGTTTCTCGTCAGGGCGAAGCAAGACTTATTGCCGACTTTAAGAGCACAGATGAGTAATCATAGCATCGAACAAAAACGCGTCATTATTGTTGGGGCCGGGCAGGCCGGCAGTATGCTCGTTAAGCAGATGCAGTGTAACCCGGATATGGGATACAAACCGGTGGCATTCCTGGATGATAATCTATCAAAACGAGGCCTTATGATCCACGGGGTCAAGGTCGTCGGCAGCGCAAGAATGATCCCGGGCATCATGGCCGACTACCCTGCCGACGAGATCATCATGGCTATGCCGTCGGCTGAGAGCAGCAAACGGCAAGGCCTCGCGTGTGAATGCCGTGAGCTGGGCATCCCTTGCAAAACTATCCCGGATATCGCGGAACTTGTCGACGGCAAAGTGAGCGTATCCCAAATACGTGATATCGACCCTAAGGAAGTTCTCGGTAGAAAAGAGGCCGAGATCGACCTTATGGGGACAGTCAAACAGTATGAGAAACACGTAATCCTTATAACGGGGGCCGCCGGGTCGATTGGTTCTGAGATCTGCAGGCAAGCGCTGATGCTCCGTCCAAAGAAAGTAATCGCCACCGATATCTCGGAAAACGGTTTGTATCATCTGGAGGAGGAAATTTTTTCTTCGCTGAACGGTCATAGAACGATATTTGAAGCCCGCGTCATGGATGTGAGAGACAGCCACGCCGTGAGCAGGATATTTACTCGTTACGAACCGGATATCGTCTTTCATGCGGCCGCATATAAACATGTACCTATGATGGAGCGGCATCCGATTGAAGCAATGGAAAACAACTTTCTCGGTACGCGTGTGCTAATCGAGGAAACTAAACACCATCATATTAAACGGCTGACGCTGATATCGACCGATAAAGCAGTTAACCCAACAAGTATTATGGGTTTATCAAAGCACCTGGCAGAGCAATCAATACGAGCTGCAGCCAGGGAACCGGATTGTGCCTCTAAATTTATGGCCGTCCGGTTCGGCAACGTACTGGGCAGCAATGGAAGCGTAATACCGAAATTCAAGCGCCAGATTAGTAAGGGAGAGCCCATAACGGTTACACACCCGGATATTACCAGATACTTTATGACTATTCAGGAAGCGGTGCACCTCGTCATTCAAGCAACAGCCATGGGTAGAGGCGGTGAAGTTTTTGTTCTTGATATGGGCGAGCCGCTGCGGATCGTCGATTTAGCAATGAGCGTCATCAGGTTATCGGGTTTAGAGCCGGGACGGGACGTACCGATAAAATTCACCGGCTTGAGACCGGGCGAGAAGCTCTATGAGGAACTGTTCGCACAAGAAGAGATTGCAAAGAAGACGGATCATCCGCAAATCTTTAAGGTATCAAGCAAGCTCAATGAAAACATACTAACGGCGTTCCTCAACGAGCTCGAAGACGCGGTTATTAGAGGAGATGCAAAGCGTTTTTCGGAGTATCTCAACAATAATTATCTTTTCCCGGCGGCGTAA
- a CDS encoding homocysteine biosynthesis protein: protein MAVTKTYEEINEKIRRGEAVVVTAEEIIDIVQEEGVAMATKKVDVITTGTFGPMCSSGAFLNFGHSEPPIRMAKIWLNDVPAYGGLAAVDTYIGATEPSETVGMAYGGAHVIEDLISGKTIKLEAESYGTDCYPRKELLTYINKDTINEAYLFNPRNAYQNYAVAVNSSARILYTYMGTLLPRLGNATYSTSSQLSPLINDPYYRTIGIGTRVFIGGAPGYVAWNGTQFNSNQVRGDNGVPLSSAGTLALIGNLKEMSPDFIRAATFHNYGTTMFVGVGVPIPVLDEDILQKAAISDKDIYTSIYDYSIPSRSRPVLGRVSYAELRSGKIEINGKTVRTAPVASYSKARKIAETLKGWIQQGDFYLQQPIEGFSTEQSVKPLEIVAEGEI from the coding sequence ATGGCCGTAACAAAAACTTATGAAGAAATCAACGAGAAGATACGGCGCGGTGAAGCGGTAGTTGTAACCGCAGAAGAAATCATCGACATCGTACAGGAGGAAGGCGTCGCCATGGCGACAAAAAAAGTCGATGTCATCACGACGGGGACTTTCGGGCCGATGTGCTCGAGCGGCGCGTTTCTTAACTTCGGCCATAGCGAGCCCCCGATCAGGATGGCTAAAATCTGGCTGAACGACGTACCGGCGTACGGAGGGCTCGCCGCAGTCGATACCTATATCGGCGCTACCGAACCGTCTGAAACAGTGGGCATGGCCTATGGCGGCGCCCACGTTATCGAGGACCTCATCAGCGGCAAGACGATTAAGCTCGAAGCCGAATCGTACGGGACCGATTGCTATCCGAGAAAAGAGCTTCTCACATATATTAATAAAGATACGATAAACGAGGCATATCTCTTCAACCCGAGAAATGCCTATCAGAATTACGCGGTCGCGGTAAACTCGTCCGCCCGCATCCTGTACACATACATGGGTACGCTTTTGCCGCGCCTCGGCAATGCGACTTACAGCACGTCAAGCCAGCTCAGCCCGTTGATAAACGACCCGTATTACCGGACCATCGGTATTGGAACCAGGGTATTTATCGGTGGTGCGCCGGGTTACGTTGCCTGGAACGGTACGCAGTTCAACTCGAACCAGGTGCGAGGCGATAATGGAGTACCGCTGTCATCGGCGGGAACGCTTGCGCTTATCGGCAATCTAAAAGAGATGAGCCCCGATTTTATCAGGGCGGCCACCTTCCACAACTACGGCACGACCATGTTTGTGGGCGTCGGCGTCCCGATACCGGTGCTCGACGAGGATATCCTTCAAAAGGCTGCGATTAGCGATAAAGATATTTACACATCGATTTACGATTACAGTATCCCATCGCGTTCACGGCCGGTGTTGGGCAGGGTAAGCTATGCCGAGCTTAGAAGCGGCAAAATTGAAATAAACGGGAAGACAGTTCGAACCGCACCTGTGGCAAGCTATAGCAAGGCGAGAAAGATTGCGGAGACCCTAAAAGGCTGGATACAGCAGGGGGATTTCTATCTCCAACAGCCGATCGAGGGTTTCTCAACGGAGCAATCCGTCAAGCCACTTGAGATCGTAGCAGAGGGGGAGATTTAA
- a CDS encoding NIL domain-containing protein: protein MAKKKIVLHYPEERVESPTTYHLVKDFDLVPIILRAQIDENEGTLVVDLEGSPEQIAKGIEYLREQNIRVQEAIKDIVVDTERCVSCGSCTGVCRAGALTIGAQSDWNLVFDQEKCVFCELCINTCPIRAIKVQF from the coding sequence GTGGCGAAGAAGAAAATCGTCCTGCACTATCCGGAAGAGCGGGTGGAGAGCCCGACAACGTATCACCTAGTAAAGGATTTCGATCTCGTGCCGATTATCCTTCGCGCGCAGATTGATGAGAACGAAGGCACGCTTGTCGTCGATTTGGAAGGTTCGCCCGAGCAGATCGCTAAAGGCATTGAATACCTGCGTGAACAAAACATTCGCGTCCAGGAAGCGATAAAAGATATCGTCGTAGACACCGAGAGGTGTGTAAGTTGCGGTTCGTGCACCGGCGTGTGCCGTGCCGGTGCACTGACGATAGGCGCACAAAGCGACTGGAATCTTGTATTTGACCAGGAGAAATGCGTGTTCTGCGAACTTTGCATTAACACCTGTCCAATACGCGCTATTAAAGTCCAGTTCTAG
- the nth gene encoding endonuclease III produces MHDTINYAEALRILENSFELYVWSENLTAFEVLISTILSQKTERKNKETAFLALKQRIGVTPERLAAAQVMDIADAIRPAGLFRSKAPKIQEVAQIVLERYDGDLSVVLKMSMNHARKELMRLPGVGLKTADILLSFVANRPVFAVDVHIERIGKRRGLAPQAARYEEIRAAYEAEISPDERVRTHKALIEFGREICTARNPNHDICPVSDYCMYNRKLDDPKVGDQTSVSSSGVMVVTIVLNTFICVLQSSKRILNCY; encoded by the coding sequence ATGCACGACACCATCAACTACGCGGAAGCGCTGCGAATACTCGAGAATTCATTCGAACTGTACGTCTGGTCTGAAAACCTGACAGCTTTTGAAGTGCTCATCTCAACTATCCTGTCGCAAAAAACCGAGCGCAAGAATAAAGAAACAGCTTTTCTTGCGCTCAAGCAACGGATAGGGGTTACGCCCGAACGATTAGCGGCAGCACAGGTTATGGATATTGCCGACGCCATTCGTCCGGCCGGTCTTTTCCGTTCGAAAGCGCCGAAAATACAGGAGGTCGCGCAGATTGTTCTCGAGCGCTATGATGGCGATCTCTCGGTTGTACTTAAAATGTCGATGAATCACGCTCGAAAAGAGCTGATGAGATTGCCCGGCGTTGGGCTTAAGACCGCCGATATTCTCTTGAGCTTCGTGGCAAATCGGCCGGTCTTTGCGGTAGACGTTCATATCGAGCGAATCGGCAAACGCCGCGGTCTTGCGCCGCAAGCTGCCCGCTACGAAGAAATCCGAGCGGCCTACGAGGCCGAAATATCGCCGGATGAGCGCGTGCGTACGCACAAAGCGCTTATCGAATTCGGCCGTGAAATCTGTACCGCGAGAAACCCCAATCACGATATCTGCCCGGTATCCGATTATTGCATGTATAACCGAAAACTTGATGATCCGAAGGTCGGGGATCAAACGAGTGTGTCATCTTCGGGGGTTATGGTCGTAACGATAGTTTTAAACACTTTCATTTGCGTGCTTCAGTCATCAAAGCGGATTCTTAACTGTTATTAA
- a CDS encoding Eco57I restriction-modification methylase domain-containing protein, with product MQVLNYGTVFTKRWVVEMILDLAGYTADRDLAQMVAVEPSCGDGSFLVPMVERLSRSCKTRGRAIIDAKNSIRAFELQECHAEKANEVVSATLISEGWPVNDVREVLSSWIKQADYLLEEHPKGEVDFVIGNPPYIRAQEIPSSCRTTYIKNCKTMTEGTDIYVGFFEVGLRSLKPEGVLAFICADRWMRNAYGKRLRKLISLLHAVDTVLEMHGVDAFAEEVSAYPAITILRAGVQGSVVVASATPNFSAASVPSLLGWIKSNNHDSLKLPSIVAARLQEWSYGDMFWPTGSPARLAVLDDLERRFAPLEDGFTGTKVGIGIATGADRVFIIHDKTVVESDRLLPLVMTSHIRSGFLEWSNTWLVNPWNGNGGLIELDRYPQLKCYLESSSNQLKQRHIISKAPEKWYRTIDKIDSTLAVKPKLLFQDMKASIQPVLDPGGLYPHHNLYWVTSEKWDLEVLGGLLLSKVAQMFIECYAVRMRGGTLRFQSQYLRRICVPDPDNLSNELKLHLTHAFRERNVELATTAAIKAYGLTEMPD from the coding sequence TTGCAAGTTCTTAATTACGGCACGGTTTTTACCAAACGGTGGGTGGTTGAGATGATCCTGGATCTTGCTGGCTACACTGCTGATCGAGATTTAGCACAAATGGTAGCCGTAGAGCCTTCTTGTGGAGATGGATCGTTTTTGGTTCCGATGGTTGAACGGCTCTCAAGATCCTGTAAAACACGCGGGAGAGCGATTATAGATGCCAAGAACTCAATCCGTGCTTTTGAACTTCAAGAGTGTCACGCTGAAAAGGCAAATGAAGTGGTAAGCGCGACACTGATATCTGAGGGATGGCCTGTCAACGATGTGCGGGAAGTTCTATCTAGCTGGATTAAACAGGCTGACTACTTACTCGAAGAACATCCTAAGGGAGAGGTTGATTTCGTAATTGGCAATCCCCCTTATATTAGAGCGCAAGAGATTCCTTCAAGCTGTAGAACTACATATATCAAAAACTGCAAGACTATGACAGAAGGTACGGATATTTATGTAGGTTTTTTTGAAGTGGGTCTTAGATCCCTAAAACCCGAAGGTGTTCTTGCTTTTATTTGCGCTGACAGATGGATGCGCAATGCATACGGAAAGCGACTTCGTAAGCTCATATCATTGCTTCATGCTGTTGATACAGTACTTGAGATGCATGGTGTCGATGCCTTTGCAGAAGAAGTATCCGCGTATCCTGCAATAACAATTTTAAGAGCGGGCGTGCAAGGTTCAGTTGTAGTGGCAAGTGCTACACCTAATTTTAGTGCTGCGTCTGTACCATCGTTGCTTGGCTGGATTAAGAGCAATAACCATGATTCGCTTAAATTGCCATCTATCGTTGCTGCTCGCTTGCAAGAATGGTCTTACGGTGATATGTTTTGGCCTACAGGATCGCCAGCACGATTAGCAGTTTTGGATGACCTTGAAAGACGTTTTGCGCCGCTGGAGGATGGTTTTACAGGAACAAAGGTTGGCATTGGCATTGCAACAGGGGCCGATAGAGTTTTCATAATACATGACAAGACGGTAGTGGAATCAGATCGATTATTACCATTGGTAATGACATCTCATATCCGGTCTGGGTTTCTTGAGTGGTCTAATACATGGTTGGTAAATCCTTGGAATGGCAATGGTGGACTTATTGAGCTAGATCGCTATCCACAACTTAAATGTTATCTAGAGAGCTCATCGAATCAATTAAAGCAACGTCACATTATCAGTAAAGCGCCTGAAAAATGGTATCGTACGATTGATAAAATTGACTCTACTCTAGCCGTAAAGCCGAAATTGCTTTTTCAGGACATGAAAGCATCTATACAACCTGTTCTTGATCCCGGTGGCCTGTATCCTCATCACAACTTATATTGGGTTACTTCTGAGAAATGGGATTTAGAGGTTCTAGGTGGTCTACTTTTATCAAAGGTAGCTCAGATGTTTATCGAGTGTTATGCCGTACGCATGAGAGGCGGCACACTTCGCTTTCAGTCGCAGTACTTACGGCGGATTTGTGTTCCAGACCCAGACAACTTAAGCAATGAATTGAAGTTACATCTGACCCATGCGTTTCGTGAACGCAATGTTGAGTTAGCCACAACTGCTGCGATAAAAGCTTATGGCCTTACAGAGATGCCAGACTAG
- a CDS encoding PaeR7I family type II restriction endonuclease — translation MPEYNFREAATKCWTIRANAAERQAEKGVADMGLRAEVTSGRHMVPLENLIAQIFIDAGLPESSLFLKSRLELPGYFRAEKQWDIVAVHKGTLVAAVELKSQLGSYGKNLNNRAEEAIGNAMDLVTAGKEDLLGPRPPWLGYVFVMQDDVESCAPVGVKEPHFPVDREFKDASCQKRIAIMCRRLLIQRLYNAAWFVTGKPEVRTEDIMEPDLELIFAKLTAAIRGRVGEILA, via the coding sequence GTGCCAGAATATAATTTTCGAGAAGCGGCAACAAAATGCTGGACGATAAGAGCGAATGCTGCAGAACGGCAAGCTGAAAAGGGAGTCGCAGATATGGGGCTTCGAGCAGAGGTTACATCTGGTAGACATATGGTTCCCTTGGAGAATCTTATCGCTCAAATCTTTATTGACGCTGGTTTGCCTGAGTCAAGTTTATTTCTTAAGTCAAGGCTGGAACTACCCGGATATTTTAGAGCAGAGAAGCAGTGGGATATTGTAGCTGTGCATAAGGGTACTTTAGTGGCAGCAGTTGAGCTAAAATCCCAACTCGGATCATACGGAAAGAACTTGAATAATAGAGCCGAAGAGGCAATTGGCAACGCCATGGATCTTGTTACAGCAGGTAAAGAAGACCTGCTAGGCCCAAGACCACCATGGCTTGGCTACGTCTTTGTCATGCAGGATGACGTAGAATCGTGCGCGCCGGTAGGGGTCAAGGAACCCCACTTCCCAGTCGACCGCGAGTTTAAAGATGCATCATGCCAGAAGCGGATTGCAATTATGTGCAGGCGTCTTCTTATCCAACGTCTCTATAATGCTGCGTGGTTTGTCACTGGAAAACCAGAGGTAAGGACTGAGGATATCATGGAGCCTGATCTCGAGCTTATTTTTGCAAAGCTTACCGCCGCAATTCGGGGTAGGGTTGGAGAAATACTCGCTTAA
- a CDS encoding ATP-dependent DNA ligase has translation MLYLLLAQAFRDIEATTKRIAMTDSLATLLRETPPQDIAKVVYLIQGRLHPNFMGIEIGMAEKLVVRAVANATGLSIDDVQNYLNESGDIGSTAQIELDKAFHGIEQPGLAARVEHGEALQPRGQAFTVADVYETLNEIATMSGPGSTERKIVALSVLLRRATPLEAKYIARTVTGKLRLGIADMTVLDALALVYGGGPASRPIIELTYNITSDLGLVAEALERGGVDALRAFTVQVGMPIRPMLAERLGTPADILARMGGECIAEYKYDGERVQVHKNGDTVLLFSRRLENITSQYPDIAEIIRSTITADTAILEGEIVAVDPETGENRPFQELMRRRRKRNIAGMAQELPASIFFFDSLFVDGRDLTGMPFLERRRELERIIMPSDRSRIVESTVVHSIDELEVFFEAAIEKGTEGIVCKAIGPESTYRAGSRGYLWIKYKREYRSEMTDTVDLVVVGAFYGRGKRAGVYGSLLMAVYLPETDTFRTVTRLGAGFTDKDLAELPRMLEPHKISHKNPRVDAKEHSDVWFVPEAVLEVIGAEITISPLHTAGLNIFRPGSGLAIRFPRFTGKYRFDKAPEDATTEQEVIEMYQSRIKKIAS, from the coding sequence ATGCTATACCTTCTTTTAGCTCAGGCATTTCGAGACATAGAAGCTACAACGAAGAGAATTGCAATGACCGATTCTCTCGCAACACTGCTCCGCGAAACTCCGCCGCAAGACATTGCGAAGGTCGTCTATCTAATCCAGGGAAGACTGCATCCCAACTTCATGGGTATTGAGATCGGAATGGCCGAAAAGCTCGTTGTGCGCGCCGTAGCCAATGCAACCGGGTTATCGATAGATGATGTGCAAAACTACCTCAATGAAAGCGGCGATATCGGCTCAACAGCACAGATTGAGCTTGACAAGGCATTCCACGGAATCGAACAACCGGGGTTGGCGGCCCGGGTTGAACACGGGGAAGCACTGCAACCTCGCGGCCAAGCATTTACAGTTGCGGATGTATACGAAACGCTCAACGAAATTGCGACAATGTCGGGACCGGGAAGCACAGAGCGGAAAATCGTTGCGCTGAGCGTACTGCTTCGTAGGGCGACCCCACTCGAAGCGAAGTATATAGCGCGAACCGTAACCGGAAAACTGCGCCTTGGAATCGCCGATATGACGGTCCTCGATGCGCTGGCGCTGGTCTACGGCGGCGGCCCGGCATCACGCCCTATAATCGAGCTCACGTACAATATCACATCGGACCTCGGGCTGGTGGCAGAGGCGCTTGAGCGTGGTGGTGTCGATGCACTGCGGGCATTTACGGTTCAGGTTGGCATGCCTATTCGTCCGATGCTTGCCGAGCGACTTGGAACACCTGCCGATATCCTCGCCAGGATGGGGGGCGAATGCATTGCCGAATACAAGTATGATGGTGAGCGCGTTCAGGTTCACAAGAACGGCGACACTGTGCTACTGTTCTCACGCCGTCTTGAGAATATAACGAGCCAGTATCCCGATATAGCCGAGATTATTCGCAGTACCATAACGGCTGACACCGCGATACTTGAAGGCGAAATTGTAGCCGTTGACCCCGAAACCGGTGAGAACCGTCCGTTTCAGGAGCTCATGCGCCGGCGCAGAAAACGTAATATTGCCGGGATGGCGCAAGAGCTTCCGGCGTCGATTTTCTTTTTCGACAGCCTCTTTGTCGATGGTCGTGATCTTACCGGAATGCCGTTTTTGGAGCGTCGTCGTGAACTCGAGCGTATTATAATGCCGTCAGATCGTTCACGCATTGTTGAATCTACCGTGGTCCATAGCATTGATGAACTTGAAGTTTTTTTCGAGGCAGCCATCGAAAAAGGTACTGAGGGCATTGTATGTAAAGCGATTGGCCCTGAATCAACGTACCGGGCGGGTTCACGGGGCTACCTCTGGATTAAATACAAGCGTGAGTATAGAAGCGAGATGACGGATACCGTCGACCTGGTGGTTGTTGGTGCATTCTACGGTCGGGGCAAGCGCGCCGGCGTATATGGTTCGCTTCTGATGGCGGTGTATTTGCCGGAGACCGATACCTTTAGAACCGTCACACGTCTCGGGGCCGGTTTTACGGATAAAGACCTCGCCGAACTGCCGCGCATGCTTGAGCCTCATAAAATATCTCACAAGAATCCGCGAGTTGACGCCAAAGAGCACTCCGATGTCTGGTTTGTACCGGAGGCTGTACTTGAGGTAATCGGCGCGGAGATAACGATAAGCCCGCTGCACACCGCAGGTTTAAACATTTTCCGGCCGGGTAGCGGACTGGCGATTCGCTTCCCGCGTTTTACCGGCAAATATCGATTCGATAAGGCTCCTGAAGACGCGACGACCGAACAGGAGGTCATCGAGATGTATCAATCACGCATAAAGAAGATAGCATCTTAA